The Candidatus Rokuibacteriota bacterium genomic sequence CCCTCGGGCGGTCTCAAGGCGAAGGGACATCCCATCGGCGCGACCGGGGCTGCCCAGATCGCCGAGATCGTGACCCAGCTCCGCGGCGAAGCGGGCCCCCGTCAGGTCGAGGGCGCCCGCATCGGCCTCGCCCACACCCTCGGAGGCAACACCGCGACCGTCCTTGTGAGCCTGTTCGGCCTTGAGTAGTCCGCCCAGGGTGATCACGCTCCAGACCTTTTTCCAGGAGGCCCGAGCCGGACGCCTGACGGGCATCCGCTGCCGGCAGTGCTCGGAGCTGGCGATCCCTCCCAAGGAGTTCTGTCCGAGCTGCCACCAGCGGGCCTGGGAGGCGGTGCCGCTCGCCGGCCACGGCACGATCGCGAGCTTCACGGTGATCCGCGTGGCGCCCCGCGGCCGGACGGCCGAGGCCCCGTACGCGGTC encodes the following:
- a CDS encoding Zn-ribbon domain-containing OB-fold protein, yielding MITLQTFFQEARAGRLTGIRCRQCSELAIPPKEFCPSCHQRAWEAVPLAGHGTIASFTVIRVAPRGRTAEAPYAVAVVKLAEGVSLLGRVIDIPFDSLRIGLPVRFRPLLTADRTVVGFGPA